A window of the SAR324 cluster bacterium genome harbors these coding sequences:
- a CDS encoding TerB family tellurite resistance protein, which translates to MGLFDMFKSDAGTEMTPHFAFVTALIYMIAADGEIQNEEIGQLLSVLGGEKSSNGVIGVGAQNEKLLRNAQKYVQSNSPDKFLEEAAPLLTDAQKMCILTNLCDSLLSDGNADTTEQQLFYKFMQGFGIAEDRFQPYFEVIVLKNDRTVFTNDSHPKNQPGYEVKLPT; encoded by the coding sequence ATGGGACTCTTTGATATGTTCAAATCAGACGCGGGAACAGAAATGACCCCTCATTTCGCGTTCGTTACTGCGCTGATTTATATGATTGCGGCCGATGGAGAGATTCAGAATGAAGAAATTGGTCAGTTGTTGTCAGTATTAGGTGGTGAGAAAAGTTCCAATGGAGTAATTGGTGTTGGAGCTCAGAATGAGAAGCTTCTGCGAAATGCTCAGAAATACGTGCAATCAAATTCTCCTGATAAATTTTTGGAGGAGGCTGCCCCATTGCTGACAGATGCACAAAAGATGTGTATTTTGACAAATCTCTGCGATTCTCTGCTTTCTGATGGCAATGCCGACACAACAGAACAGCAATTATTCTACAAATTTATGCAAGGATTTGGAATTGCTGAAGATCGCTTTCAGCCTTACTTTGAAGTGATCGTGCTGAAGAACGACAGGACAGTCTTCACAAATGATAGTCATCCCAAGAATCAGCCAGGCTACGAAGTCAAACTGCCTACCTGA
- a CDS encoding prephenate dehydratase domain-containing protein: MPYSHIPNVFTLGPAGTFSDQAARQVCSNFDAIHYTKNFNEAIIRVAETPHSVAVVPIENSVAGTVTQIQDALVTEELIILDEFPMRIRYALLANAPLQQVTQFFAHEQAYGQTLQYTARHLCSADHIYTRSNTDSATQFFSTSEQRIPQAAIVPINLVEEHQDFVVAQDIQDYPNNTTRFVVVRKREDKEKLDFRQRKTSLFIEFETDRAGLLYEMLSIFNAYQINLCRLESRPSKRIPWSYVFFVDLYNNQESQQCLSDLEHSGFRAKILGCYDSLPPM; this comes from the coding sequence ATGCCTTATAGCCACATCCCCAACGTCTTCACCCTCGGCCCAGCAGGTACTTTCAGTGACCAAGCAGCAAGACAAGTTTGCTCAAATTTCGATGCCATTCACTACACCAAGAACTTCAATGAAGCGATTATACGTGTAGCAGAGACTCCTCATTCAGTGGCTGTCGTTCCAATCGAAAACTCTGTTGCAGGAACCGTAACACAGATCCAAGACGCATTGGTGACTGAGGAACTTATTATCTTGGATGAGTTCCCCATGCGCATCCGCTATGCACTACTGGCTAATGCTCCCCTCCAGCAAGTGACCCAATTCTTTGCCCACGAACAGGCCTACGGCCAGACGCTGCAGTATACCGCTAGGCATCTGTGTAGTGCTGACCACATCTACACAAGAAGCAATACAGACTCTGCTACACAGTTCTTTTCAACTAGTGAACAACGGATTCCTCAGGCAGCGATTGTACCTATTAATCTGGTTGAAGAACATCAAGATTTTGTAGTTGCCCAGGACATTCAAGATTATCCCAACAACACCACGCGCTTTGTTGTCGTTCGCAAGCGAGAGGATAAAGAAAAATTGGATTTCAGGCAGCGAAAAACTTCCCTCTTCATAGAATTTGAGACTGACCGTGCGGGATTGCTTTACGAGATGTTGAGTATTTTCAACGCTTATCAAATAAATCTTTGTCGCCTAGAGTCGCGTCCTTCCAAACGGATCCCTTGGTCATATGTGTTTTTTGTTGATCTATACAACAACCAAGAATCTCAACAATGTTTGAGTGACTTGGAGCATTCTGGATTCCGTGCTAAAATTTTAGGTTGCTACGATTCATTGCCACCAATGTGA